The DNA window TGCAGCAGGCTCGGTGGGTCGGTGAAGGACGTCGCCGACCAGAAGACCTCGTCGCTCTCGTCGGGGTCGGTGTCGAGGACCGAGATGGTGGCGAGCTCCGGCAGGCCGGGCATGTCGACGGGCGTCCAGTCGCCGACGCTGCGCACCTCGACGCGGGTGTGCACATCATGCAGGGTGACGATGATAAGATGTGAACGCGTGAAGGCATAGTCGACGAGGCTGGTGTGCGCGTCCGGACGGAACAGCACCGTCGCGGTGCGGTCGCCGGCGAGGTAGGCCGGGTAGTCGAAGACGAGGAGTGTCCCCGGTGCGTGTGTGTCGTCGCCGACGGTCCACTCCGAGCGGGTCAGCACCAAGAGCCAGTCGCGTCGCACACCGGCGTGGGCGTCGGTGGGAACTTCGACGAGTTCGGTTCGGCCGTCGTGCAATTCGTAGAACAGTGAGTTGAAGAAGTCGGTGGAGCGGCGCAGGAAGTGGCGCTCGAAGCCGGGGGTGTCGTCGTAGACGGCGCGGACCGACACATCGCTCACCTCGCCGGCGAAGACGGTCTCCGCTTGGGCCAGTGGTGTGCCGCGTGTCCAGCGTTTCACGATGCGGGGGTACCCGGAATCGGTGAGCGCGCTCCGGCCGTCCGGCTGCTCGCCGAAATCCGTTCCGACGTAGACGGAATCGCGGTCGATCCAGCTGACGCTGGACTTGTTCTCGGGTAGCTCGAACCCGCCGTCGACCCAGCTGCGGGTGGTCAGGTCGAATTCGCGGACCACGGTGGCGTCGGCGCCGCCGCGGGACAACGAGATGAGTGCCCGCTCATGGTCGGGCCGCAGCACCGTGGCGCCCGCCCACACCCAGTTCTCGTCCTCGGCGCGGGCGAGCTCGTCGACGTCGATGAGGACGTCCCACTCGGGGTCGTCGGTGACGTAGGAGTCCAGCGTGGTCCGCCGCCACAGGCCGCGCGGGTTGGTGGCGTCCTTCCAGAAGTTGTAGAGGAACTCACCGCGCCGTCGTACATAGGGGATCCGGTCGTCGGTGTCGAGGGCGGCCAGGGTGGCCGCTTCCATGTCCCGGAACCGATCCGACGACGTCAGATCGTCCACGGTCGGCTGATTGTGCGTGCGTACCCAGTCGAGGGCGTCGTCTCCGGTGACATCCTCGAGCCACAGGTAGGGGTCGGCATCATTCGTCGGGTCGTGCTGGGTCATGGCAACCAACTTACGCGGCCGCCGATGCCGAGCCGCCGTCGGCGTTCCCGGCAGATCGCGTGTGACCTGCGCAATCCGCCCCTCGGCGATACCGGTGCGGCGTACTGTTTTCCCAGGGTCGGAGATCGAGGGTGTGCCATGACTGCTGGGTCGCCGGCTGATGATCGGACGATCGCACCGCACGGCGGCCTGCGCCGCACGTTCCGGGTGCCCGTGCTGGTGACCGCGATGCTGACCGTCGCGGTCCTTGCCGCCTGTTCCACCGACTCGTCATACCGGCCCGGTTCGTCGACGGTGCAATCCGAGGCCGGGAATCCCAACGCTCAGGTTGCCTCTCCGCTGCCCGCAGACGCGGTGGCCGACGCGGTGTCGCGGCTCGATGATCTGGTGTCGTCGATGATGCGCGACACCGGCATCCCCGGTTTGGCCGTTGCGGTGGTCGCGGGCGCAGAGACCAAGTACGCGAAGGGCTTCGGCGTCGCCGACGTCACCACCGGGGCGAGAGTCGACGCGGACACCGTGTTCCCGCTGGCGTCGATGTCGAAGTCCATCGGATCGACGGTGATCGCCACCCAGGTGTCCAACCGTGCCCTCGGGTGGGACGACCCGGTGATCACCGGTCTGCCAGGCTTCGCGCTGGCCGATCCGTACGTCACGCGGACCGTCACCGTCGCGGACATGTACGCACATCGGTCGGGGCTGCCCGACCACGCGGGCGACAAGATCGAGGATCTCGGCTATTCGCGGGCCGAAGTGCTCAACCGGTTGCGGTTCCTGCCGCTGGAACCGTTCCGGATCACCTACGAGTACACCAACTTCGGCGTCACCGCTGCAGCCGAGTCGGTGGCCAACCGGGTGCGCAAGGACTGGGAGACGTTGTCGGCAGACGCGGTCTACGGCCCGCTCGGCATGTCCCGCACCAGTTCTCGATTCCGCGACTTCGCCGCCCGCGAGAACCGTGTCGTCGGGCACGTCAAGGTCGACGACAAGTGGGTGACGACTCCGGCTCAGCGCGAACCGGATCCGCAGTCCCCGGCCGGTGGGGTCAGCTCATCGGTGAACGACGTCTCGCACTGGCTTGCCATGCTGCTGGGTGACGGCACATATCAAGGCAGGCAGCTGATCTCGCCGGAAGCACTGCTGCCGGCGATCACCCCGCAGATCGTGTCGTCGCCGGCGGCCGCCCCGGATGCGCGCGCCGGCTTCTACGGTTACGGGTTCAACGTGTCGGTGACCGAGGGCGGACGCACCCAGGTGAGCCACTCGGGAGCCTTCTCGATGGGTGCCGCCACCAACTTCCTGGTGCTGCCCTCGGCCGACGTGGCCATCGTCGTGCTCTCCAACGCCGCCCCGGTGGGCGCCGTCGAAGCGCTCACCGGCGAGTTCG is part of the Gordonia bronchialis DSM 43247 genome and encodes:
- a CDS encoding serine hydrolase, with the protein product MTAGSPADDRTIAPHGGLRRTFRVPVLVTAMLTVAVLAACSTDSSYRPGSSTVQSEAGNPNAQVASPLPADAVADAVSRLDDLVSSMMRDTGIPGLAVAVVAGAETKYAKGFGVADVTTGARVDADTVFPLASMSKSIGSTVIATQVSNRALGWDDPVITGLPGFALADPYVTRTVTVADMYAHRSGLPDHAGDKIEDLGYSRAEVLNRLRFLPLEPFRITYEYTNFGVTAAAESVANRVRKDWETLSADAVYGPLGMSRTSSRFRDFAARENRVVGHVKVDDKWVTTPAQREPDPQSPAGGVSSSVNDVSHWLAMLLGDGTYQGRQLISPEALLPAITPQIVSSPAAAPDARAGFYGYGFNVSVTEGGRTQVSHSGAFSMGAATNFLVLPSADVAIVVLSNAAPVGAVEALTGEFADLVQFGAIRHDWRTLYGQAFAEMSTPSGSLVGKPRPANPAPAQPLSVYAGTYDNPLYGPAVVREQDGRLVLAMGPGGRAVRELTHWDANTFTFTMRDENAELGTISKVTFDGPRMTIEYYQDDDDPGGGVFTRR
- a CDS encoding prolyl oligopeptidase family serine peptidase, with the protein product MTQHDPTNDADPYLWLEDVTGDDALDWVRTHNQPTVDDLTSSDRFRDMEAATLAALDTDDRIPYVRRRGEFLYNFWKDATNPRGLWRRTTLDSYVTDDPEWDVLIDVDELARAEDENWVWAGATVLRPDHERALISLSRGGADATVVREFDLTTRSWVDGGFELPENKSSVSWIDRDSVYVGTDFGEQPDGRSALTDSGYPRIVKRWTRGTPLAQAETVFAGEVSDVSVRAVYDDTPGFERHFLRRSTDFFNSLFYELHDGRTELVEVPTDAHAGVRRDWLLVLTRSEWTVGDDTHAPGTLLVFDYPAYLAGDRTATVLFRPDAHTSLVDYAFTRSHLIIVTLHDVHTRVEVRSVGDWTPVDMPGLPELATISVLDTDPDESDEVFWSATSFTDPPSLLHGDSGVDATVIKRSPSFFDAENVTAEQHFATSDDGTQIPYFVVRRRDVTTGPTLLYGYGGFENSLTPGYLTIAGQNWIDRGGIYVIANIRGGGEYGPAWHTQAQKAGRHKVYEDFAAVARTLVDTGLTTASQLGAQGGSNGGLLMGVMLTRYPNLFSALVCQVPLIDMRRYHLLLAGASWMAEYGDPDDPDQWEFMKPFSPYQNISADAEYPPILVTTSTRDDRVHPGHARKLVARLEETGHDVAYYENIEGGHGGAADNKQAAFKSALAYEFLWRTLSPAD